One genomic window of Streptomonospora nanhaiensis includes the following:
- a CDS encoding CPBP family intramembrane glutamic endopeptidase — protein MIGSMAEPTSDERAEPHATPGSPGSPASPGASEPAAPRPRAPLPAAAALTPRLLRGEVAMVLLLSLAAAAVSAVISFVGSITAPESLAEQTASLVGSRAEAERPWLDLARQLAAVLFALAPVALVVHLLHRGTESAATIGFDLRRPGRDLLGGAVLAALIGCGGLVVYLVSWRLGLTVTVAPSALNEHWWTLPVLVLQAVKNGVLEEVIVVGYLMLRLDQLGWPPVRAAVAGSLLRATYHLYQGVGMFFGNLVMGLVFCWFYRRHGRVMPLVVAHSLIDIVAFVGSVYLIGRVDWLPGA, from the coding sequence ATGATCGGGTCCATGGCCGAGCCCACCTCCGACGAGCGCGCCGAGCCGCACGCGACCCCCGGCTCCCCCGGCTCCCCCGCCTCCCCCGGCGCGTCCGAGCCCGCCGCACCCCGGCCGCGCGCTCCGCTGCCCGCCGCCGCCGCGCTCACCCCGCGCCTGCTGCGCGGCGAGGTCGCGATGGTGCTGCTGCTGTCGCTGGCCGCCGCGGCGGTGTCGGCCGTCATCTCCTTCGTGGGGTCGATCACCGCCCCGGAGTCGCTGGCCGAGCAGACCGCGAGCCTGGTGGGCTCGCGCGCCGAGGCCGAGCGCCCCTGGCTGGACCTGGCGCGCCAGCTGGCCGCCGTGCTCTTCGCCCTGGCCCCGGTGGCCCTGGTGGTCCACCTGCTGCACCGCGGCACCGAGTCGGCGGCCACCATCGGGTTCGACCTGCGCCGCCCCGGCCGGGACCTGCTGGGCGGCGCCGTTCTGGCCGCGCTCATCGGCTGCGGCGGCCTGGTGGTCTACCTGGTGTCCTGGCGGCTGGGCCTGACGGTCACCGTGGCGCCCAGCGCCCTCAACGAGCACTGGTGGACGCTGCCGGTGCTGGTGCTCCAGGCGGTCAAGAACGGCGTGCTGGAGGAGGTGATCGTGGTCGGCTACCTCATGCTGCGGCTGGACCAGCTGGGGTGGCCGCCGGTCCGCGCCGCCGTGGCCGGGTCGCTGCTGCGCGCCACCTACCACCTCTACCAGGGCGTGGGCATGTTCTTCGGCAACCTGGTGATGGGCCTGGTGTTCTGCTGGTTCTACCGCCGCCACGGCCGGGTGATGCCGCTGGTGGTGGCGCACTCGCTGATCGACATCGTGGCCTTCGTCGGGTCGGTCTACCTCATCGGCCGCGTCGACTGGCTCCCCGGAGCCTAG
- a CDS encoding FCD domain-containing protein, giving the protein MPLASTRRTGLVDQVISQLRAQIDSGEWAVGDRIPTESELSEQLEVGRNTVREAVRALAHAGLLEIRQGAGTFVRASSELGGALRRRLERSRLRENLEVRRALEMEAARLAALRHTEEDLAEIDRAIGLREAAWRERDMSAFVETDFAFHRAVVNATHNSLLIELYDDIAQVVYDSIAHTAYGQPSTDEGIDHNGLAEAIRSGDADRALREAACYLDELLSLAGE; this is encoded by the coding sequence GTGCCTCTCGCCTCGACCCGCCGCACCGGCCTTGTCGACCAGGTCATCAGTCAGCTCCGCGCCCAGATCGACTCCGGCGAGTGGGCGGTCGGCGACCGCATCCCCACCGAGTCCGAGCTGTCCGAGCAGCTTGAGGTGGGGCGCAACACCGTCCGCGAGGCCGTGCGCGCCCTCGCCCACGCCGGCCTGCTGGAGATCCGCCAGGGCGCGGGCACGTTCGTGCGCGCCTCCAGCGAACTGGGGGGCGCGCTGCGCCGCCGGCTGGAGCGCTCCCGGCTGCGCGAGAACCTGGAGGTCCGCCGGGCGCTGGAGATGGAGGCCGCCCGGCTGGCGGCCCTGCGCCACACCGAGGAGGACCTCGCCGAGATCGACCGCGCCATCGGGCTGCGCGAGGCGGCCTGGCGCGAGCGCGACATGAGCGCGTTCGTGGAGACCGACTTCGCGTTCCACCGCGCGGTGGTCAACGCCACGCACAACTCGCTGCTGATCGAGCTGTACGACGACATCGCCCAGGTGGTCTACGACAGCATCGCGCACACGGCCTACGGCCAGCCCTCCACCGACGAGGGCATCGACCACAACGGGCTGGCCGAGGCCATCCGCTCGGGCGACGCCGACCGGGCGCTGCGCGAGGCCGCCTGCTACCTGGACGAACTGCTGTCGCTGGCGGGCGAGTAG
- the aceA gene encoding isocitrate lyase, which yields MSISGRQQEAAAALRQEWETNPRWAGIQRTYSAEDVVRLRGSITEEHTLARLGAERLWDLLHTEDYVNTLGALTGNQAVQQVRAGLKAIYLSGWQVAADANLSGHTYPDQSLYPANSVPQVVRRINNALKRADEITWSEGDESAPYWLAPIVADAEAGFGGVLNAYELMKAMIAAGAAGVHWEDQLASEKKCGHLGGKVLIPTGQHVKTLNAARLAADVAGVPSLVIARTDAQAATLITSDVDEADRPFITGERTGEGFYRVRNGLEACVARGLAYAPYSDLLWMETSTPDLEVARQFAERIKAEYPDQMLAYNCSPSFNWKRHLDDSTIAKFQRELGHMGYKFQFITLAGFHSLNYSMFDLAKGYSESGMSAYVELQENEFAAEEQGYTATRHQREVGTGYFDLVSTAITPDASTTALTGSTEEDQFSAAH from the coding sequence ATGAGCATCAGCGGTCGTCAGCAGGAAGCGGCAGCGGCGCTGCGGCAGGAGTGGGAGACCAACCCCCGGTGGGCCGGGATCCAGCGCACCTACTCCGCTGAGGACGTGGTCCGCCTGCGCGGTTCGATCACCGAGGAGCACACCCTGGCGCGGCTGGGCGCCGAGCGGCTGTGGGACCTGCTGCACACCGAGGACTACGTCAACACCCTCGGCGCGCTCACCGGCAACCAGGCGGTCCAGCAGGTCCGCGCGGGCCTGAAGGCCATCTACCTGTCGGGCTGGCAGGTCGCCGCCGACGCCAACCTCTCCGGCCACACCTACCCCGACCAGAGCCTCTACCCGGCCAACTCGGTCCCGCAGGTGGTCCGCCGCATCAACAACGCCCTCAAGCGCGCCGACGAGATCACCTGGTCCGAGGGCGACGAGTCCGCCCCCTACTGGCTGGCGCCGATCGTCGCCGACGCCGAGGCCGGGTTCGGCGGTGTCCTCAACGCCTACGAGCTGATGAAGGCCATGATCGCGGCCGGCGCGGCGGGCGTGCACTGGGAGGACCAGCTCGCCTCGGAGAAGAAGTGCGGCCACCTCGGCGGCAAGGTGCTCATCCCCACCGGCCAGCACGTCAAGACGCTCAACGCCGCCCGCCTGGCCGCCGACGTCGCCGGCGTGCCCAGCCTGGTCATCGCGCGGACCGACGCCCAGGCCGCGACCCTGATCACCAGCGACGTCGACGAGGCCGACCGCCCCTTCATCACCGGCGAGCGCACCGGCGAGGGCTTCTACCGGGTCCGCAACGGCCTGGAGGCCTGCGTGGCGCGCGGCCTGGCCTACGCGCCCTACTCCGACCTGCTGTGGATGGAGACCTCCACCCCCGACCTGGAGGTCGCGCGGCAGTTCGCCGAGCGCATCAAGGCCGAGTACCCCGACCAGATGCTCGCCTACAACTGCTCGCCGTCCTTCAACTGGAAGCGGCACCTGGACGACTCCACCATCGCCAAGTTCCAGCGCGAACTGGGCCACATGGGGTACAAGTTCCAGTTCATCACCCTGGCCGGGTTCCACTCGCTGAACTACTCGATGTTCGACCTGGCCAAGGGCTACTCCGAGAGCGGCATGAGCGCCTACGTCGAACTCCAGGAGAACGAGTTCGCCGCCGAGGAGCAGGGCTACACCGCCACCCGCCACCAGCGTGAGGTCGGCACCGGCTACTTCGACCTGGTCAGCACGGCGATCACGCCGGACGCCTCCACCACCGCCCTCACCGGATCGACCGAAGAGGACCAGTTCTCAGCGGCTCACTGA
- a CDS encoding helix-turn-helix transcriptional regulator, translating to MPGDLDLVTFGQRLRHLRRTRGMTLSDLGERVGRAPSQLSLLENGKREPKLSLLTALAQALGVSVEELLSRQPPSRRAQLEIAVEEAQRDPLYQSLDLPHLKVGKRVPNDVLEHIVGLYDELKRRSAKPTASPEEARRANAELRRQMRERGNYFAAIEKAAQETLDAVGYSGGALSQGQILAIVTHHGFTLRYVQDLPRSVRSVTDTRNRRLYLKRESLGMHSPRTILLQTLGHFVLGHAQPRDFADFLRQRVEANYFAAAVLIPEGTAVPYLQEAKKARDLSVEDLRDVYSVSYEMAAHRFTNLAYRHLDLVCHFIRNDETGIIYKAYENDGLIFPTDDTGAIEGQRMCRYWSGRQVFMSPDRYSIYYQYTDKPNGTHWCVAHVDPSRERNFAITLGVPYKESRWFRGRETTNRTKSNCPTGECCVRPPADLAARWEGNVWPSARAHSHVLSALPSGTFPGVDETDVYTFLERHQAE from the coding sequence TTGCCGGGGGACCTCGATCTGGTCACCTTTGGCCAGCGGCTGCGGCACCTGCGGCGCACGCGCGGCATGACCCTGTCGGACCTGGGCGAGCGCGTGGGCCGCGCGCCCTCGCAGCTCTCCCTGCTGGAGAACGGCAAGCGCGAACCCAAGCTGTCCCTGCTCACCGCCCTGGCCCAGGCGCTGGGCGTCTCGGTGGAGGAGCTGCTGTCGCGCCAGCCGCCCAGCCGCCGCGCCCAGTTGGAGATCGCGGTCGAGGAGGCCCAGCGCGACCCCCTGTACCAGTCCCTGGACCTGCCCCACCTCAAGGTCGGCAAGCGGGTGCCCAACGACGTGCTGGAGCACATCGTGGGGCTCTACGACGAGCTGAAGCGGCGCAGCGCCAAGCCCACCGCCTCGCCCGAGGAGGCGCGCCGCGCCAACGCCGAACTGCGCCGCCAGATGCGCGAGCGCGGCAACTACTTCGCGGCCATCGAGAAGGCCGCGCAGGAGACCCTCGACGCCGTGGGCTACAGCGGCGGCGCGCTGTCGCAGGGCCAGATCCTGGCGATCGTCACCCACCACGGGTTCACCCTGCGCTACGTGCAGGACCTCCCGCGCTCGGTCCGCTCGGTCACCGACACCCGCAACCGCCGCCTCTACCTCAAGCGGGAGTCGCTGGGCATGCACAGCCCGCGCACCATCCTGCTCCAGACGCTGGGCCACTTCGTGCTGGGCCACGCCCAGCCGCGCGACTTCGCCGACTTCCTGCGCCAGCGGGTGGAGGCCAACTACTTCGCCGCGGCCGTGCTCATCCCCGAGGGCACGGCGGTGCCCTACCTCCAGGAGGCCAAGAAGGCGCGCGACCTGTCGGTGGAGGATCTGCGCGACGTCTACTCGGTGTCCTACGAGATGGCGGCGCACCGGTTCACCAACCTCGCCTACCGGCACCTGGACCTGGTCTGCCACTTCATCCGCAACGACGAGACCGGGATCATCTACAAGGCGTATGAGAACGACGGCCTGATCTTCCCCACCGACGACACCGGCGCCATCGAGGGCCAGCGGATGTGCCGGTACTGGTCGGGGCGGCAGGTGTTCATGTCGCCGGACCGCTACTCGATCTACTACCAGTACACCGACAAGCCCAACGGCACCCACTGGTGCGTGGCCCACGTCGATCCCAGCCGCGAGCGCAACTTCGCCATCACCCTGGGCGTGCCCTACAAGGAGTCCCGCTGGTTCCGGGGCCGGGAGACCACCAACCGCACCAAGTCCAACTGCCCCACCGGCGAGTGCTGCGTGCGCCCGCCCGCCGACCTGGCGGCGCGCTGGGAGGGCAACGTGTGGCCCTCGGCCCGCGCGCACTCCCACGTGCTCTCGGCCCTGCCCTCGGGCACCTTCCCCGGGGTGGACGAGACCGACGTCTACACCTTCCTGGAGCGCCACCAGGCCGAGTAG
- a CDS encoding CynX/NimT family MFS transporter: MTGASVDSAAPRADAEPSTATARRPRRVVWLLVGGVALAALNLRTAITSVGPLLDEVTGGLGMSGVLAGVLTTLPVLCFAVFGALTPLLIRRLGEHRLLLSALLAIALGLATRPLVDNAWLFLALSTVALSGGAVGNVLLPTLVKQHFPGRVGLMTTVYTTFLALGTTIAAAATVPVYQASGSWRLALGGYAAVGLVAALPWLGLLRHDPPRAGGSAPLGLRQVLRTGMGWQSVLFFGTQSTVAYILFGWFAQMLREQGMDAAQAGLMLSYLTALSVPTSLALPGLMARVRDHRAFVLVFYACYLAGLAGLWLSPLEGTWVWTTLIGVGMATFTLALTFFAVRTRTPGATAAMSASSQSLGYLMAGVGPFLFGMLHELTGGWHAPLLLVLVLVTANAAVGLLLGRPRYLEDSLERVG, encoded by the coding sequence GTGACGGGCGCCTCAGTCGACTCCGCAGCCCCGCGGGCCGACGCCGAACCCTCGACCGCCACGGCCCGGCGTCCGCGCCGCGTCGTCTGGCTGCTCGTCGGCGGTGTCGCGCTGGCCGCGCTCAACCTGCGCACCGCCATCACCAGCGTCGGGCCGCTGCTGGACGAGGTCACCGGCGGCCTGGGCATGTCGGGGGTGCTGGCGGGTGTGCTCACCACGCTGCCGGTGCTGTGCTTCGCGGTGTTCGGCGCGCTCACCCCGCTGCTCATCCGGCGGCTGGGCGAGCACCGGCTGCTGCTGTCGGCGCTCCTGGCGATCGCGCTCGGCCTGGCCACCCGGCCGCTGGTCGACAACGCCTGGCTGTTCCTGGCCCTGAGCACGGTGGCGCTCTCCGGCGGCGCGGTGGGCAACGTGCTGCTGCCCACCCTGGTCAAGCAGCACTTCCCCGGCCGGGTCGGGCTCATGACCACGGTCTACACCACCTTCCTGGCCCTGGGCACCACCATAGCCGCCGCCGCGACCGTGCCGGTGTACCAGGCGAGCGGCAGCTGGCGGCTGGCGCTGGGCGGCTACGCGGCGGTGGGCCTGGTGGCGGCCCTGCCGTGGCTGGGCCTGCTGCGCCACGACCCGCCGCGCGCCGGCGGCTCCGCGCCGCTGGGGCTGCGCCAGGTGCTGCGCACGGGCATGGGCTGGCAGAGCGTGCTGTTCTTCGGCACCCAGTCCACGGTGGCCTACATCCTCTTCGGCTGGTTCGCCCAGATGCTGCGCGAGCAGGGCATGGACGCCGCGCAGGCCGGGCTGATGCTGTCCTACCTGACGGCGCTGTCGGTGCCCACCTCGCTGGCGCTGCCCGGGCTGATGGCCCGGGTGCGCGACCACCGGGCCTTCGTGCTCGTCTTCTACGCCTGCTACCTGGCCGGCCTGGCCGGGCTGTGGCTGTCGCCGCTGGAGGGCACCTGGGTGTGGACCACCCTGATCGGCGTGGGCATGGCCACCTTCACCCTGGCGCTCACCTTCTTCGCCGTGCGCACCCGCACCCCCGGCGCCACCGCCGCGATGTCGGCCAGCAGCCAGAGCCTGGGCTACCTCATGGCGGGAGTGGGGCCGTTCCTGTTCGGCATGCTGCACGAGCTGACCGGCGGCTGGCACGCCCCGCTGCTGCTGGTGCTGGTCCTGGTCACCGCCAACGCGGCGGTGGGCCTGCTGCTGGGCCGCCCCCGCTACCTGGAGGACTCCCTGGAGCGGGTCGGCTAG